Below is a window of Herminiimonas arsenicoxydans DNA.
CATATGAGCGGACCGCATTTCCGCGATTACCATTTGCTGCTGGACGATCAGGCGGTACAGATTTATGCAATGACCGATCTGATCGCCGAACGTATACGCAAGGTAGGCGGCACGACGCTCCGCTCGATTGGTCACATCGCCCGCCTGCAGCGCATACTCGACAACGATGCGGATTACGTAGAGCCCAACGACATGCTGGCTGAACTGCGCGAAGACAATAAAATACTGTGCGCGCGCCTGCGTGAAGCCCATGGCGTCTGCGATGAACATCACGATATCGGCACTACCAGCCTGATTGAAGTATGGATCGATGAAACGGAACAGCGTACATGGTTCCTGTTCGAAGCCAGCCGCCATAGCGATTCTACCGGCCGCTAAACTCCGTCGAATCAAGAGCATCATCAAAAACACCTCCGTTTAGGAGGTGTTTTTTTGCGGCGACTTGTTCAGCCGGATGAATTTCAGATATCTCATACGCCAGCATATTGCGAAGACGGATGGGATTTTCAAAACGTCTACGGCTTATTCTGGCTGGATAGCGCAAGGACGTCGCGATGCCCAGGCGCAGAGATATTCAAGCGTCCGCCATCAACGGCGGAACCACATCATCCTCATTGTGGAATCCCGTCTGAAGTAATGATGATAGAGAGCTGCCAGCGCATGCAAGCCGATCACGAAATAGCCCGTGTTCGCCAGCGTTTCATGTATTTCCTTGAAAAGGTCGGCTAGCGCAGGATTTTTTCCGATCAGTGTGGGCAGCACATAGCCAAAATATTCAACCTCGCGTCCTTTGCCGTTGAGGGTCAACCAGCCGAATAAAGGCAAACCGAGCATCAGGCAATACAGCGTGATTTTCACGATGCCGGCAAGCCTGATTTGCATGAGCGGCGGTGTCGGCAGTATCTGCGGTGTGGCGCCAGCCAGGCGTATCGATAGACGAACCCATGTCAGCGCAAATACGGATATGCCTGCCATGTAGTGCCATGTTTTCATCGACTGCCGCAGCGGCGTGCCACGCTCAGCCAGGTCATGCAGTTCCATCGTTGCATAGGCGATGGCTATCAGTATGGCCGTCAGCCAGTGCAATGCGACTGGAACCGAACCGTATCCGTCTATCGTATTTTTCCATTTCATGGTCAGGCTGCTTTCAATAGATGGAGTAGGGAATATGACAGCGTCGCTGTTATGAGCTTGTTAAAAATACGGTTTGGGCGCGATTGCCGATTGCTCGTAGATTGTCGTCTGGCTCATTGAATAGCACTATATTCTTGTGTGGATCCGCTTGAAGATACATATTGATTTTATGCGGATTCCGTCATTTTTCTTCAAGGATTTCTCGCTCTTTTGATCCATCATAAGTTTTATTAAAAGAAAAAGTCGTTTAGTATCAACACGATGGCGGCATTGTTTGATTCCTGCTACGTTATCCAGCAAAGGAAACATATGCGTATCAAATTCCTCGGTGGCACCGGAACGGTTACCGGTTCGAAGTATTTGCTGAGCGCGGGGACGTCAAACATCCTTGTCGACTGCGGCCTGTTTCAGGGATACAAGCAACTCCGCTTGCGCAACTGGGACAAGTTTCCGATCGAGCCAGCGAAACTGAATGCGGTTGTGCTGACACATGCGCATCTTGACCATAGCGGCTACCTGCCGTTATTGGTCAAAAATGGGTTCAACGGGAAAATTTATTGCAGCGAGGCGACATTCGACCTGTGCAAGATTCTTCTTCCAGATAGCGGGCGTCTACTTGAGGAAGAGGCCGGCTATGCCAACCGGCACGGCTTTTCCAAGCATAGTCCTGCGCTACCGCTCTATTCAGAAGCAGATGCGATACGCGCGCTCAAGTTTTTTTCCCCTGTCGGATTTGATTCCTCATTCCAGGTGTGTGCCGAGTTGACTGCCGAAATGCGGCATGCCGGACACATACTCGGTGCGGCCATTGTGTCCATCCGCAGCGATACAAGCAGGATTACTTTTTCCGGCGACCTGGGGCGGCCTAACGATCCCATCATGATGCCTCCGGAGTTTGTTAAAAACACGGATTATCTGGTTGTCGAATCTACCTATGGCAATCGCTTGCACGACACGAGCGACCCTTTGCTCGTGCTAGGCAAGACCATCAACGATACTGCCAATCGTGGCGGTGTGACGATCATTCCGTCATTTGCCTTGGGTCGTGCGCAGGAGCTGATGTATTACATTCATTTGCTCAAGAAATCGGGGGCGATCCCGGCGATATTGCCGGTCTATCTGAATAGCCCGATGGCAGTGGATGCCACGCAAATTTACAATAAGCACAGACGGGATCATCGCCTGACGAGTGAGCAGTGTGAAGCCATGTGCCATGCTGCGAAAATCGTCAATTCAGTGGAAGAATCGATTGCGCTCAATCAGAAGAAGATACCGATGGTGATCATTGCCGCGAGCGGCATGGCCACCGGTGGACGAGTCTTGCATCATTTGAAGGCGTTTGGCTCCGATCCTCGTAATACCATCCTTTTTGTCGGATTTCAGGCAGGGGGAACGCGGGGAGCATCGATGATTGCGGGTGCGGATGCCATCAAGATCCATGGCGAGTATGTGCCGCTTCGCGCAGAGGTAAAGCAGATTGATAATTTGTCGGCACATGCGGACCGGGGAGAAATTATCGGCTGGCTCTCCCATTTCGCGGCGCCACCCAAACAAACTTTTATTACGCATGGCGAACCGGATGCTGCAGATGTCTTGCGTAAGGGAATCGAGGAAACACTGCACTGGCCGTGCCGTGTCCCCGAGTATCTGGAAGAAGTCGAGTTGCCCTGAGGGGCAACCCGTGGATTGGCCGCAGTTCAGCGAACGATCAGAACCGGTATGTCGGTTGATGCCATGATCTTGGTAGCCACCGACCCCATGATTGCGCCAGCCAGCGCGCCATGCCCGTGCGAACCCATGACGATCAGATCTATCTTGTTCTTGGATGCATATTTGCGGATTTCATCCGTGATCTCGCCTACCTTGTAACTGGACGTGAAAGGAATGTCCTTCTTGCTCAGCGCCTTTTCGGCAACGGCTAATGCCTTTTCCGATTCTTCCTTGTAGTAACTATCGACCGCGTCGTTACCGAGCAGGGCACGCGCTCGATGAACTGCCAAACCAGCTGGAATGGGTGCCTTGACGTGCAGCAGATGCAGTTCCGGCATCTCCTTGAAAAATTCCAGATGCGAAGCCAGATATTTAACCGCTTTTTTTGTATAGATAGAGCCATCAACAGTAAGCAGAATTCTCATTTTTGTGTCCCGGTTGGTTGTTAAAGCGATGGAAGTTGGTCTCTTTTTAATGCGACATCAGTATCGGGACGCTCATCTGACCCAATACGGTCAGTGTAACGCCGCCCAATATGATTTCCCGCAAGCGTGCGTGGCCGTAACCACCCATCACGACCAAATCGTAGCCCCGATCGGACGCTAGCACCATCAGTGCGCTGCCGATATTGGTCTCGTTCTCCTGCGACAATACATCTACCTTGACGCCATGTCTTGCAAGATACAGGGCGATGTCGGCTCCAGGCAGCTCACCGTGCACATCGAGCTGTGCGACAGCATTGAATACCACGATGGTGACATCTTGCGCGCGCTTGAGTAGTGGCAGCGCATTGCTGATTGCCCTGGTCGCAGACATGCTGCCGTCCCATGCGATCAATATCCGGTTCGCCAATAAACTTGGTTGTGCTTCATACGGAACAATCAGAATAGGACGCACGGATTGAAGAGTGACGTATTCGGGCAGGTTAGAGACAAGGCTGGGATCGAATTCGTTGAAATTCTTTTGGCTGATCACGACAAGGTCGCTGTAACGGGCCTGCAGCACAAGGCCTTCTGCAGGATCGTCATTGATCAATCTTTTTTCATAGGAAGGGACGCCGATCTGTTTGACGATGGCCTCGAAATCGATCAGGGACTGATTCGCCCGCTCGCAAAGCATCTCGATACGGGAATTGAGAAGAATACTGTGATCTTCATAAAGAAAACGGGAAATGCCCGTCATCGCGGTGCCGATCAGATGAGCATTTTCAGCAAGTGCGATGCCAGCGGCAATCCGGATACGGTCCGCAGATTGCGGCGAGTGATCGACATGCACGAGGATAGTCTTGTAAGCCATCGCATCTCTCTTTTTTACGGTGTCTTGTCTGCTGCACGTTGCAAACGATCAAGCAGGGAGTAGGCAGGGCACCACCCGATACTGCCTGTAACGAGCGGAATTAAACCGATCAATCCTATCCAGCGCCAGTTGCTTTCAAGAAAAAATATTACGCTCAACAAGCAGAGTCCGACGACGATGCGGACGATACGTTCAGGGTATTTGATATTCATGATCGCTTCCTGGTTGTTACGCGGAAATCGGAACGTCGGCTGAAACATCGCAATGAATTCAACCATACGCCAATAGTGACGGACATCGCTGAAAGAAATTTGATGTATATCAAGTCGATTGAATCAAAAATTGATGAGCATGCAGCCTGGGCGAAATCAGGCGCTCATCAGTCGTTTTCGGTATCTGCCTGGTAAAAATATCTTGCCTGAACTGGACAAGCGTTGAACTGGGAAGGTAGAAATCCGCCCAAATGCCAAGGATCATGGCGGTGCACAACCGAGCAGCGCCTGCGCGTGGCTGGCAGCGATCCATTCTTCATTGGTCGGTATGACCGCAATGGTGAGACGGCTTTGTGCAGTGGATATAAGCTCGGCATCATTCTTGTTTGCAGCTTCGTCCATGCTCGCCTCGAGGAAACCAAGTTCGCGACAGATGCGTGCGCGTATCTCTGCATTATGCTCGCCGACGCCGGCGGTAAATACCAGCATGTCGAGCCCGCCGAGCAGGGCGACCAGAGCGCCGATTTCGCGCACAATCCGCCGCACATATAAAGCCAACGCATCCTGCACACGTACATTGCCGCTTTCCTGGCGCAGCAGCTCACGCGGATCGGAGGAGATACCGGAAATGCCCAGCAAGCCAGACTCGTGGTAAAGCAATTGGCCGACCTGATCGACAGTGAGCTTTTCGATCTGCATCAGGTAAAGCAGCGCACCGGGATCGAGGGCGCCGCAGCGTGTACCCATCATCAAACCGTCCAGCGCGGAGAAACCCATCGTCGTCGCCACACTGCGCAATTCCTGCATTGCACACAGACTGGCGCCGCTGCCGATGTGGGCGACGATCGTGCGTCCTCGTGCTTTTTCGCCGTAACGTTCGGCCAGCACCAGTGATATGAATTCATATGACAAGCCATGAAAACCATAGCGACGCAAGCCGCGCTCCCATGCCGAGTAAGGCAAGGGCAGCATCTGTTCGACGCGCGGCAAGGTATGGTGGAAAGCGGTGTCGAAACACGCGATCTGCGGCGGATTGGGATGTGTTTCGAGCAAGCTTGCTATCGCTTCCAGCGCAAATGGCTGGTGCAAGGGCGCAAGCGGTATGTAGTTTCTGAGATCGGCCAGAATGCCTGCATCAATCTGCACCGGAGTCGAGTATTTGGCACCGCCATGCACGACGCGATGGGCAACAGCGAGAATGCGATGATGACCGAGACGCGCCAGTACACGTTCCTGTATGCACGCCAAAGCGGCAGGATATGGCTGGTTTTCATCCAGCGCAACGGGCCCCGGCTTGATGCCGGTTTCTCCAAATGTCGGCATCTTGCTGCCAATGCCATCGACCTTGCCGTTCCATAGCGGCTGGCGAGGCAGGGGAGATACGCTGGTGTCGAACAGCGCAAATTTGATACTGGAAGAGCCGCAGTTAAGAACCAGGATCAAGTCGCTCATGGTGGCGCATCCTTGTAGCGGTTCGCCAATAGCAGGGCAATCGCGCACGAGGCCAGGCGTGATTCGCGCGAATCGGCGCGGCTGGTCAGCACGATAGGCACTTTGGCACCCAGCACTATGCCTGCGCTCGAGGCGCCGCCAAGATATTCGAGTTGCTTGGCCAGCATGTTGCCGCTTTCCAGATCAGGTACAACCAGTACGTCGGCGCGGCCGGCAACCTCGGACACGATGCCCTTGATGTGCGCGGCTGCAGCGGAGACCGCATTATCGAATGCCAGCGGACCATCAACGATGCCGCCTGCAATCTGGCCGCGGTCAGCCATTTTACAGAGTGCAGCTGCATCCAGCGTTGCCTGCATCTCTGTGTTGACAGTTTCCACTGCGGCCAGAATCGCCACGCGCGGTTGCGCCACACCGATGACATGCGCGAGGTCTATGGCGTTGCGTACGATGTCGGCTTTTTCTTCCAGCGTAGGTGCAATATTGATCGCCGCATCGGTGATGATGAAAGGGCGCGGATAAGCAGGCGTCTGCATCAGAAAACAGTGACTGATCCTGCGCTTGGTACGCAAGCCGGGATGGGCGATGACGGCATGCATCAATTCATCCG
It encodes the following:
- a CDS encoding Putative Universal stress protein UspA (Evidence 3 : Function proposed based on presence of conserved amino acid motif, structural feature or limited homology; Product type cp : cell process) codes for the protein MRILLTVDGSIYTKKAVKYLASHLEFFKEMPELHLLHVKAPIPAGLAVHRARALLGNDAVDSYYKEESEKALAVAEKALSKKDIPFTSSYKVGEITDEIRKYASKNKIDLIVMGSHGHGALAGAIMGSVATKIMASTDIPVLIVR
- a CDS encoding hypothetical protein (Evidence 5 : No homology to any previously reported sequences) gives rise to the protein MGIATSLRYPARISRRRFENPIRLRNMLAYEISEIHPAEQVAAKKHLLNGGVFDDALDSTEFSGR
- the cybB gene encoding Cytochrome b561 (Evidence 2b : Function of strongly homologous gene; PubMedId : 2836696, 3510204; Product type m : membrane component), which gives rise to MKWKNTIDGYGSVPVALHWLTAILIAIAYATMELHDLAERGTPLRQSMKTWHYMAGISVFALTWVRLSIRLAGATPQILPTPPLMQIRLAGIVKITLYCLMLGLPLFGWLTLNGKGREVEYFGYVLPTLIGKNPALADLFKEIHETLANTGYFVIGLHALAALYHHYFRRDSTMRMMWFRR
- a CDS encoding Putative universal stress protein UspA (Evidence 3 : Function proposed based on presence of conserved amino acid motif, structural feature or limited homology; Product type cp : cell process), translating into MAYKTILVHVDHSPQSADRIRIAAGIALAENAHLIGTAMTGISRFLYEDHSILLNSRIEMLCERANQSLIDFEAIVKQIGVPSYEKRLINDDPAEGLVLQARYSDLVVISQKNFNEFDPSLVSNLPEYVTLQSVRPILIVPYEAQPSLLANRILIAWDGSMSATRAISNALPLLKRAQDVTIVVFNAVAQLDVHGELPGADIALYLARHGVKVDVLSQENETNIGSALMVLASDRGYDLVVMGGYGHARLREIILGGVTLTVLGQMSVPILMSH
- the ackA gene encoding Acetate kinase (Acetokinase) (Evidence 2b : Function of strongly homologous gene; PubMedId : 10094701; Product type e : enzyme); the encoded protein is MSDLILVLNCGSSSIKFALFDTSVSPLPRQPLWNGKVDGIGSKMPTFGETGIKPGPVALDENQPYPAALACIQERVLARLGHHRILAVAHRVVHGGAKYSTPVQIDAGILADLRNYIPLAPLHQPFALEAIASLLETHPNPPQIACFDTAFHHTLPRVEQMLPLPYSAWERGLRRYGFHGLSYEFISLVLAERYGEKARGRTIVAHIGSGASLCAMQELRSVATTMGFSALDGLMMGTRCGALDPGALLYLMQIEKLTVDQVGQLLYHESGLLGISGISSDPRELLRQESGNVRVQDALALYVRRIVREIGALVALLGGLDMLVFTAGVGEHNAEIRARICRELGFLEASMDEAANKNDAELISTAQSRLTIAVIPTNEEWIAASHAQALLGCAPP
- a CDS encoding putative exonuclease, metallo-beta-lactamase family (Evidence 3 : Function proposed based on presence of conserved amino acid motif, structural feature or limited homology; Product type pf : putative factor); its protein translation is MRIKFLGGTGTVTGSKYLLSAGTSNILVDCGLFQGYKQLRLRNWDKFPIEPAKLNAVVLTHAHLDHSGYLPLLVKNGFNGKIYCSEATFDLCKILLPDSGRLLEEEAGYANRHGFSKHSPALPLYSEADAIRALKFFSPVGFDSSFQVCAELTAEMRHAGHILGAAIVSIRSDTSRITFSGDLGRPNDPIMMPPEFVKNTDYLVVESTYGNRLHDTSDPLLVLGKTINDTANRGGVTIIPSFALGRAQELMYYIHLLKKSGAIPAILPVYLNSPMAVDATQIYNKHRRDHRLTSEQCEAMCHAAKIVNSVEESIALNQKKIPMVIIAASGMATGGRVLHHLKAFGSDPRNTILFVGFQAGGTRGASMIAGADAIKIHGEYVPLRAEVKQIDNLSAHADRGEIIGWLSHFAAPPKQTFITHGEPDAADVLRKGIEETLHWPCRVPEYLEEVELP
- a CDS encoding putative DNA-binding ferritin-like protein (Evidence 3 : Function proposed based on presence of conserved amino acid motif, structural feature or limited homology; Product type cp : cell process), with product MKKAVAKKSDVKRRQIAPLITPSDLNAKATKDIAGAMNGVLADVFALYLKTKNFHWHMSGPHFRDYHLLLDDQAVQIYAMTDLIAERIRKVGGTTLRSIGHIARLQRILDNDADYVEPNDMLAELREDNKILCARLREAHGVCDEHHDIGTTSLIEVWIDETEQRTWFLFEASRHSDSTGR